The proteins below come from a single Plantactinospora sp. KBS50 genomic window:
- a CDS encoding non-ribosomal peptide synthetase has translation MTPNALVSFRDALAATPGAVAVADDRVSRTYAELAAEAGGYAAALTAAGVGPGDVVAVVAQRSPQLVAMLLGVLGSGAAYLPVEPGTPPERARRMCASAAVPVLLVQPGREEYAQRVLAGWPGDRPPVLCTADPAAPTNTADPAAPTNAADPAPGVDPGARLPAVREPAGLAYVIFTSGSTGVPKGAMVTDGGMANHLAAKRLDMDLKPSDVVGLTAPLSFDISVWQALAPLTAGGRVAVASASNLSDPAELAAWVARHGVTVLEVVPSHLAVILDALAGSPRLRADLASLRLLVATGEALPTALVRRWHECCPGVPVMNAYGPTECSDDVTHHTVTAADCAAGDWAPIGREVVNTRLYVVDPAGTPVPDGTEGELLVGGAGVGRGYLGDPVGTALAFRPDHLSGEPGGRLYRTGDRVRRAADGTLDYLGRRDRQVKIRGHRIELGEVEAQLLRVPGVAAAACVVGAGQLCAFVTLRGGTDPAGRPSTGTILDRLRTQVPGHLMPQRLTVLDRMPTTGAGKADLRTLAGWTAVPPSAGPEAGADESGAAPVDELAQAGALIAEVLRLDRVDAEQDFFAAGGDSLQAMRVLTVARAHFGIEGVALRGFLDDPTPRGLLAAVRAAGAAPQPAPAAELAAGALSSGQERLWFIEHLNRGKDPLLIHLELTLRGTLDRAALQHALDALVARHEPLRTVFSQSRGVPVATVWPQANLPIQPLADGETPAPALSIATKQPPLMAAYLARTGPDEHVLTLVLHHLVADGWSLMVLSREIAEFYQRHRAGEPAVPLPATSFSRYVSAERQWLTGPEAAECERYWRDQLAGAPPEIELPLRPRPARPDFRTGAEVRELTEAETRELCTLAQRHRATPFMAVLAAFTAVLGEVTGSGDLVVGIDSVNRSWPGSEDLVGTYVNQLPVRLTTDAAPRFGDLLALTRGQCLGAYAHDRLPFHKIVAAVNPPRRSGRFPLYQVKATHQSAWRTGVTLPGLTVLPREIPDPVMDTDLMLDMSGESDRLRLELVYLPERLPAGTAAGWADAVAAALRRGIADPDAVLDLGLRPAASGVGGR, from the coding sequence GTCCTGCTGGTCCAGCCGGGCCGGGAGGAGTACGCGCAACGGGTGCTGGCCGGCTGGCCCGGCGACCGGCCGCCGGTGCTGTGCACCGCCGACCCGGCGGCGCCCACGAACACCGCCGACCCGGCGGCGCCGACGAACGCCGCCGACCCGGCGCCCGGGGTCGACCCGGGGGCGCGTCTGCCGGCCGTCCGGGAACCGGCCGGGCTGGCGTACGTCATCTTCACCTCGGGCTCGACCGGGGTGCCCAAGGGCGCCATGGTCACCGACGGCGGCATGGCCAACCACCTGGCCGCCAAGCGGCTCGACATGGACCTCAAGCCGTCCGACGTGGTGGGACTGACCGCGCCGCTCTCCTTCGACATCTCGGTCTGGCAGGCGCTGGCCCCGCTCACCGCCGGCGGCCGGGTCGCGGTGGCCTCCGCGAGCAACCTCTCCGATCCGGCCGAGCTGGCCGCATGGGTGGCCCGGCACGGCGTCACCGTGCTGGAGGTCGTGCCGTCGCACCTGGCGGTCATCCTGGACGCGCTGGCCGGCAGCCCGCGGCTGCGCGCCGACCTGGCCTCGCTGCGGCTGCTGGTGGCCACCGGTGAGGCGCTGCCCACCGCGCTCGTGCGGCGCTGGCACGAGTGCTGCCCCGGCGTGCCGGTGATGAACGCCTACGGCCCGACCGAGTGCTCCGACGACGTCACCCACCACACCGTCACCGCGGCGGACTGCGCGGCCGGGGACTGGGCGCCGATCGGCCGGGAGGTCGTCAACACCCGGCTGTACGTGGTGGACCCGGCCGGAACGCCGGTGCCGGACGGCACCGAGGGCGAGCTGCTGGTCGGCGGCGCCGGGGTGGGCCGCGGCTACCTCGGCGACCCGGTCGGCACCGCGCTGGCCTTCCGCCCCGACCACCTCTCCGGCGAGCCGGGCGGCCGGCTGTACCGCACCGGCGACCGGGTGCGCCGGGCCGCCGACGGCACGCTGGACTACCTGGGCCGGCGGGACCGCCAGGTGAAGATCCGCGGCCACCGGATCGAGCTGGGCGAGGTCGAGGCGCAGTTGCTGCGGGTGCCGGGGGTGGCCGCCGCGGCCTGCGTGGTCGGCGCCGGCCAGCTCTGCGCGTTCGTCACGCTGCGCGGCGGTACGGATCCGGCCGGGCGGCCGAGCACCGGAACCATCCTGGACCGGCTCCGTACGCAGGTACCCGGGCACCTGATGCCGCAGCGGCTGACCGTGCTGGACCGGATGCCGACCACCGGTGCCGGCAAGGCGGACCTGCGGACGCTGGCCGGCTGGACGGCCGTACCCCCGTCCGCCGGCCCGGAAGCCGGCGCCGATGAGTCCGGTGCCGCGCCGGTGGACGAGCTGGCCCAGGCCGGCGCGCTGATCGCCGAGGTGCTCCGGCTCGACCGGGTCGACGCGGAGCAGGACTTCTTCGCCGCCGGCGGCGACTCGTTGCAGGCCATGCGGGTGCTCACGGTGGCCCGCGCGCACTTCGGCATCGAGGGCGTCGCGCTGCGCGGCTTCCTGGACGACCCGACCCCGCGCGGGCTGCTCGCCGCGGTGCGGGCCGCCGGCGCGGCACCGCAACCGGCGCCGGCTGCCGAGCTGGCGGCCGGCGCGCTCTCCTCCGGCCAGGAGCGGCTGTGGTTCATCGAACACCTCAACCGCGGCAAGGATCCACTCCTGATCCACCTGGAACTGACCCTGCGCGGCACGCTGGACCGGGCGGCGCTCCAGCACGCGCTGGACGCCCTGGTGGCCCGGCACGAGCCGCTGCGCACCGTCTTCTCCCAGTCCCGGGGGGTGCCGGTGGCGACGGTGTGGCCGCAGGCGAACCTGCCCATCCAACCGCTGGCCGACGGCGAGACCCCGGCGCCGGCTCTGTCGATCGCCACGAAACAGCCGCCGCTGATGGCGGCGTACCTGGCCCGCACCGGCCCGGACGAGCACGTGCTCACCCTCGTGCTGCACCACCTGGTCGCCGACGGCTGGTCGCTGATGGTGCTCAGCCGGGAGATCGCCGAGTTCTACCAGCGGCACCGGGCCGGCGAACCGGCCGTGCCGCTGCCGGCGACCAGCTTCAGCCGGTACGTCAGCGCGGAACGGCAGTGGCTGACCGGCCCGGAGGCCGCGGAGTGCGAGCGCTACTGGCGTGACCAGTTGGCCGGCGCGCCGCCCGAGATCGAACTTCCGCTGCGGCCACGACCGGCCAGACCGGACTTCCGGACCGGCGCCGAGGTCCGCGAGCTGACCGAGGCGGAGACCCGCGAGCTGTGCACGCTCGCCCAGCGGCACCGGGCGACCCCGTTCATGGCGGTGCTTGCCGCGTTCACGGCGGTGCTCGGCGAGGTCACCGGCTCGGGCGACCTGGTGGTCGGCATCGACTCGGTGAACCGGTCCTGGCCGGGCAGCGAGGACCTGGTCGGCACGTACGTCAACCAGCTTCCGGTCCGGTTGACCACCGACGCCGCGCCCCGGTTCGGCGACCTGCTGGCGCTGACCCGAGGGCAGTGCCTGGGCGCGTACGCGCACGACCGGCTGCCGTTCCACAAGATCGTGGCCGCGGTGAATCCGCCGCGCCGGTCCGGCCGGTTCCCGCTCTACCAGGTCAAGGCGACGCACCAGAGCGCCTGGCGGACCGGGGTGACGCTGCCCGGCCTGACCGTGCTGCCCCGGGAGATCCCCGACCCGGTGATGGACACCGATCTGATGCTGGACATGTCCGGCGAGTCCGACCGGCTGCGGCTGGAGCTGGTCTACCTGCCCGAGCGGCTGCCCGCCGGGACCGCCGCCGGCTGGGCCGACGCGGTGGCAGCGGCCTTGCGCCGCGGCATCGCCGATCCGGACGCGGTGCTGGACCTCGGGCTGCGTCCGGCGGCCTCCGGCGTGGGCGGGCGGTGA
- a CDS encoding phosphopantetheine-binding protein, translating to MAGSGSATTGPSTPTEELVAQVWRELLELEDFDLTEDFFELGGHSMIAVQVVYELEQRTGVPLELASFFDLATVPEVAAELDRLRAEQPAGAGSVLIEEGSCERGEPAGFASPAVAGEGRSCERWGA from the coding sequence ATGGCCGGATCCGGATCCGCCACCACCGGGCCGAGCACCCCCACCGAGGAACTGGTCGCCCAGGTCTGGCGCGAGCTGCTGGAACTGGAGGACTTCGACCTGACCGAGGACTTCTTCGAGCTGGGCGGCCACTCGATGATCGCGGTCCAGGTCGTGTACGAGCTGGAGCAGCGCACCGGCGTGCCGTTGGAGCTGGCGTCCTTCTTCGACCTGGCCACCGTGCCGGAGGTGGCCGCCGAGCTGGACCGGCTGCGGGCCGAACAGCCGGCCGGCGCGGGATCCGTCCTCATCGAGGAGGGGAGCTGTGAGCGCGGGGAGCCGGCCGGGTTCGCCAGCCCCGCGGTCGCGGGCGAAGGACGGAGCTGTGAGCGGTGGGGCGCGTGA
- a CDS encoding non-ribosomal peptide synthetase, giving the protein MSGGARDLLRQLDELGVGLTLVQDRIRYRSTDGRLTPELLALMKEHRDELVELLGRRAALRWPPERPAELSPERPAVATDARTGPLTRAQRTFWATDYFVDDGTYNLAGALLLRGPLDEAAFTAALERLYRRHPVLRTVFPAEHGEPVQRVLPAAGPGAVAAVERVDRTGRTLADCLAECAALADEKLPLDAAPPVRMRLVRLAAQEHLFFVVLHHIVADAVSVGLLLSDLAEQYNGHAAGAGGDPEPPAAGPDMVDVARWEADRLAYADLAPGRRYWRDRLSGAALGALPLPPPVGPVPDRRGGAYRAVLAPAAMPAVRQLVSQRRASVFLVVAAAVSAALARHTGREDLVVGMPASRRDRPGLERLVGPLLDMVPVRIDLAGGPDFAGLLRRTRAAVLGALSHVEALADVPAPGSGSAARGDAAGRGRFNVTLTDLGTGLPEPRFAGLTASYLEVPRVGTKYDLNVLVLDGGDAIRLEVEFDRAAITETQVTALVTMAGEILAEGVADPARPVAALAATPFGEPGAGAVGATPALVPAADDSLPARLARRAAERGEAVAVSDGEASLSYRALVERVESVGRGLRRRGAGMGEVVAISLPRGADLVVAILGVVASGAACLVLDDSWPAGRRERVLADAGAGQLITTADDPADGPGGPGGPGGPGGPGGPARSTVAELARLGADAPPCPPVPAGATAYVIYTSGSTGRPKGVHVTHRNMLSLLAATGDGFGLGGGDAWTLFHSCSFDVAMYELFGCLLHGGRLVVVPKWMTREPEAFTALLGRERITVLSLTPSALSVLLPEAARAPQALATVRYVLLAGEKLERRLADQWHREVGEHAELVNLYGITETTVHASWHRLRAGEPTSTESDVGVPLPGTSLYLLHEHGTAVADGCVGEIHVGGPQVSLGYVGRPREMATRFVPDPFSTVPGARMYRSGDLGRRTGHRLAYLHRRDSQVQVNGFRVELPEIESVLAAQPGVAAAAAAVATDDIGHRVVAVLVAEPGVPLSTAAVLRGAGAELANYMLPRSIAVVDALPLTVNGKLDRAAVLAATGTPAGAATPVAGTPVAATPVAATPVAATPAAGADPAAAGGITDPAGRPDRAAPLADPARGAAGTPAGTPAEAVLVELFRRVLDSPGLPEQANFFDAGGDSMRAIRLVALARDEGLLVSARDVYAAPRAADLAALARPVPEQAAPDGTAPDGAATGTAPFALLPGAGPDAFPADVVDAYPMTAMQTGMLYHQEIAPDARVYHIVLSYRVRGRLDPVAFRAAAQAVVDAHPVLRTSLDLAGPWGPVQRVHAHLEVPLRVEDLRELDPDGQAERIGQAVRAETRRDFDLGRPGLFTLVALVTSDEDYQLVFSHNHVILDGWSVNVFFEDLSTRYAERLAGGPVRPLPAPRTGFADYVALELRASADPEHLAFWRTQTSTAAPLVAPDRTGAPVQRQVHRELPGRLDELRELAVRTGVPVKALLCAVHLRVLSWLTGEPDVVTSMVTNCRPEGPDADRVLGLFLNQLPLRAELTGHTWAGLARLLHEREQRVLAHRWYPGALVQRDFGSRPMFDSSFNFTDYHTTRRLVRDGSVRFASADELEQTHYALSSNYTVDVRTRQLRLLLEYDEAALSQPLAHLVARAHEMALGCLLADAEADCLAGRLPSVLDLARLVQAGPSAATPPPAAQPTPPPAAQPTSQPTSQPAVQPAPRLSCADSPTQPSTPEDPAGRAVAEKFVRQAWAEALGTDDFGADASFFEVGGDSLAAMRMVARLRAHYPDLTMGTFLAGPTVAALARALAGPATADPSATAGPSATGDPSTAAHPSATAGRPADPPGGARHYPLSPAQRQMWSIASRLPGVPLFGIPGALQADGPLDLGLLERSLRLLVARHDALRTRMLATDAGPVQVVEPGAELPLGFVDLTGSADPLAECERLMAAAVREPIALDRAPMLRATAYRVAERRHLLYLNIHHLVCDGWSLSLLLADVERIYRALAAGVAVPAGTPAPGAGELVAAGLAWRDSAEARRQRAYWLDRLAPPWPALSSGAGSRIPAAKPASLIERLRARTCQHTLDAASTAAVRAAARRHGLTDFMAVATAYAQALRDWSGQPDIRIGIVQANRARPGTEDVVGLVANSAVLRIDADAAEPVELAARTRAACEGAYAHQELAFEDVLAALAERHPQERPGGALFEVMLVMQEEIRVAGPADGLRFAPYAPASDVLTPAVVVTTCEFLLNVAPRDGELVLTMQYRPAVTDGATAAALLADVAARLAAVPDWAGGTGVRPGAD; this is encoded by the coding sequence GTGAGCGGTGGGGCGCGTGACCTGCTGCGCCAGCTGGACGAGCTGGGTGTCGGCCTGACCCTGGTGCAGGACCGGATCCGCTACCGCAGCACCGACGGCCGGCTCACCCCGGAACTGCTCGCCCTGATGAAGGAGCACCGGGACGAGTTGGTGGAGCTGCTGGGCCGGCGGGCCGCGCTGCGTTGGCCGCCGGAGCGGCCCGCGGAGCTGTCGCCGGAGCGGCCGGCCGTGGCGACCGATGCCCGCACCGGCCCGCTGACCCGGGCGCAGCGCACGTTCTGGGCCACCGACTACTTCGTGGACGACGGCACCTACAACCTGGCCGGGGCGCTGCTGCTGCGCGGCCCGCTCGACGAGGCGGCGTTCACCGCCGCGCTGGAGCGGCTGTACCGGCGGCACCCGGTGCTGCGTACCGTCTTCCCGGCCGAGCACGGCGAGCCGGTGCAGCGGGTGCTGCCCGCCGCCGGTCCCGGCGCGGTCGCCGCCGTGGAGCGGGTGGACCGCACCGGCCGGACACTGGCCGACTGCCTGGCCGAGTGCGCCGCGCTGGCCGACGAGAAACTGCCGCTGGACGCCGCGCCGCCGGTGCGGATGCGGCTGGTCCGGCTGGCAGCCCAGGAGCACCTGTTCTTCGTGGTGCTGCACCACATCGTCGCCGACGCGGTGTCGGTGGGGCTGCTGCTGAGCGACCTGGCCGAGCAGTACAACGGGCACGCGGCCGGTGCCGGTGGTGACCCGGAGCCGCCGGCCGCCGGACCGGACATGGTGGACGTGGCCCGCTGGGAGGCCGACCGGCTCGCGTACGCCGATCTGGCCCCCGGCCGGCGCTACTGGCGGGACCGGCTCAGCGGCGCGGCGCTGGGCGCCCTGCCGCTGCCGCCGCCGGTGGGGCCGGTGCCGGACCGGCGCGGCGGCGCGTACCGGGCGGTTCTCGCGCCGGCGGCCATGCCGGCGGTCCGGCAGCTGGTGTCGCAGCGGCGGGCCAGCGTCTTCCTGGTCGTGGCGGCGGCGGTGTCGGCGGCGCTGGCCCGGCACACCGGCCGGGAGGACCTGGTGGTCGGCATGCCGGCCAGCCGGCGGGACCGGCCCGGGTTGGAGCGGCTGGTCGGCCCGCTGCTGGACATGGTGCCGGTCCGGATCGACCTCGCCGGCGGCCCGGACTTCGCCGGGCTGCTTCGCCGGACCCGGGCCGCGGTGCTCGGCGCGCTCAGCCACGTCGAGGCGCTGGCCGACGTCCCGGCGCCGGGCTCCGGCAGCGCGGCCCGCGGTGACGCGGCCGGTCGCGGCCGGTTCAACGTCACCCTCACCGACCTGGGTACGGGGTTGCCGGAACCGCGGTTCGCCGGGCTGACCGCCAGCTACCTGGAGGTGCCCCGGGTCGGCACCAAGTACGACCTGAACGTGCTGGTCCTCGACGGCGGCGACGCGATCCGGCTGGAGGTCGAGTTCGACCGGGCGGCGATCACCGAGACCCAGGTGACGGCCCTGGTCACGATGGCCGGGGAGATCCTGGCCGAGGGCGTGGCGGACCCGGCCCGGCCGGTGGCCGCACTGGCCGCGACCCCGTTCGGCGAGCCCGGCGCGGGCGCGGTCGGCGCCACCCCGGCCTTGGTGCCGGCCGCGGACGACTCGCTGCCCGCCCGGCTGGCCCGGCGGGCGGCCGAACGGGGCGAGGCCGTGGCGGTCAGCGACGGCGAGGCGAGCCTGTCGTACCGGGCGCTGGTCGAGCGGGTCGAGTCGGTGGGCCGCGGGCTGCGCCGGCGCGGCGCCGGCATGGGCGAGGTGGTCGCCATCTCGCTGCCGCGCGGCGCCGACCTGGTGGTGGCGATCCTCGGCGTGGTGGCCTCCGGCGCCGCCTGCCTGGTCCTGGACGACTCCTGGCCGGCGGGCCGGCGCGAGCGGGTGCTGGCCGATGCGGGGGCCGGCCAGCTGATCACCACGGCGGACGATCCGGCGGACGGACCCGGCGGACCCGGTGGACCCGGTGGACCCGGTGGACCTGGCGGACCCGCCCGGTCCACCGTGGCCGAGCTGGCCCGGCTCGGCGCGGACGCCCCGCCCTGCCCACCGGTCCCGGCCGGCGCCACCGCGTACGTGATCTACACCTCCGGCTCCACCGGCCGGCCCAAGGGCGTGCACGTCACGCACCGCAACATGCTGAGCCTGCTGGCCGCCACCGGCGACGGCTTCGGCCTGGGCGGCGGCGACGCCTGGACGCTGTTCCACTCCTGCTCCTTCGACGTGGCCATGTACGAGCTGTTCGGCTGCCTGCTGCACGGCGGCCGGCTCGTGGTGGTGCCGAAGTGGATGACCCGGGAACCGGAGGCGTTCACCGCGCTGCTGGGCCGGGAGCGGATCACCGTGCTGAGCCTGACCCCGTCGGCGCTGTCGGTGCTGCTGCCCGAGGCGGCCCGGGCGCCGCAGGCGCTGGCCACCGTCCGGTACGTGCTGCTGGCCGGGGAGAAGCTGGAACGGCGGCTGGCCGACCAGTGGCACCGCGAGGTGGGCGAGCACGCCGAACTGGTCAACCTGTACGGCATCACCGAGACCACCGTGCACGCCTCCTGGCACCGGCTGCGGGCCGGCGAGCCGACCAGCACCGAGTCGGACGTGGGCGTCCCGCTGCCGGGCACCTCGCTGTACCTGCTGCACGAGCACGGCACCGCGGTCGCCGACGGGTGCGTGGGGGAGATCCACGTCGGCGGGCCGCAGGTGAGCCTCGGGTACGTGGGCCGGCCGCGGGAGATGGCCACCCGGTTCGTGCCGGATCCGTTCAGCACCGTGCCCGGCGCCCGGATGTACCGCTCCGGCGACCTGGGCCGGCGTACCGGTCACCGGCTGGCGTACCTGCACCGCCGCGACTCCCAGGTGCAGGTCAACGGCTTCCGGGTCGAGCTGCCGGAGATCGAGTCGGTGCTCGCGGCGCAGCCCGGGGTGGCCGCCGCGGCCGCGGCGGTGGCCACCGACGACATCGGACACCGGGTGGTGGCCGTGCTGGTGGCCGAGCCGGGCGTGCCGCTCTCCACCGCCGCGGTGCTGCGCGGTGCCGGCGCCGAGCTGGCGAACTACATGCTGCCCCGGTCGATCGCGGTGGTCGACGCGCTGCCGCTGACCGTCAACGGCAAGCTGGACCGGGCCGCGGTGCTGGCCGCGACCGGCACGCCGGCCGGCGCTGCCACGCCGGTCGCCGGCACGCCGGTCGCTGCCACGCCGGTCGCTGCCACTCCGGTCGCCGCCACGCCGGCCGCCGGCGCGGATCCGGCCGCGGCCGGCGGGATCACGGACCCGGCCGGGCGGCCGGACCGGGCCGCGCCGCTCGCCGATCCGGCCCGCGGAGCGGCCGGGACGCCGGCCGGGACGCCGGCAGAGGCGGTGCTGGTGGAGCTGTTCCGGCGGGTGCTGGACAGCCCCGGCCTGCCGGAGCAGGCGAACTTCTTCGACGCCGGCGGCGACTCGATGCGGGCCATCCGGCTGGTCGCGCTGGCCCGCGACGAGGGGCTGCTGGTCAGCGCCCGCGACGTGTACGCCGCGCCGCGGGCCGCCGACCTCGCGGCGCTGGCCCGGCCGGTGCCGGAGCAGGCCGCGCCGGACGGCACGGCACCGGACGGTGCGGCGACGGGTACGGCGCCGTTCGCCCTGCTTCCCGGCGCCGGGCCGGACGCGTTCCCGGCCGACGTGGTCGACGCGTACCCGATGACCGCCATGCAGACCGGCATGCTGTACCACCAGGAGATCGCCCCGGACGCCCGGGTCTACCACATCGTGCTCAGCTACCGGGTGCGCGGCCGGCTGGACCCGGTGGCGTTCCGGGCCGCGGCGCAGGCGGTGGTCGACGCGCATCCGGTGCTGCGTACCAGCCTCGACCTGGCCGGCCCGTGGGGGCCGGTGCAGCGGGTGCACGCCCACCTGGAGGTGCCGCTGCGCGTCGAGGACCTGCGCGAACTCGATCCGGACGGGCAGGCCGAGCGGATCGGGCAGGCCGTCCGGGCCGAGACGCGGCGCGACTTCGACCTCGGCCGGCCCGGGCTGTTCACGCTGGTGGCGCTGGTCACCTCGGACGAGGACTACCAGCTGGTGTTCAGCCACAACCACGTGATCCTCGACGGTTGGTCGGTGAACGTCTTCTTCGAGGACCTGAGCACCCGGTACGCCGAGCGGCTGGCCGGCGGCCCGGTCCGGCCGTTGCCGGCGCCGCGGACCGGGTTCGCCGACTACGTGGCGCTGGAGCTGCGCGCCTCGGCCGACCCGGAGCACCTGGCGTTCTGGCGTACCCAGACCTCCACGGCGGCGCCGCTGGTGGCCCCGGACCGGACCGGCGCGCCGGTCCAGCGGCAGGTGCACCGGGAACTGCCCGGCCGGCTGGACGAGCTGCGCGAGTTGGCGGTCCGGACCGGCGTACCGGTCAAGGCGCTGCTGTGCGCCGTGCACCTGCGGGTGCTGTCCTGGCTCACCGGCGAGCCGGACGTGGTCACCAGCATGGTGACCAACTGCCGCCCGGAGGGGCCGGACGCCGACCGGGTGCTCGGGCTGTTCCTGAACCAGCTTCCGCTGCGGGCCGAGCTGACCGGGCACACCTGGGCCGGACTGGCCCGGCTGCTGCACGAGCGCGAGCAGCGGGTGCTGGCCCACCGCTGGTATCCGGGGGCGCTGGTGCAGCGCGACTTCGGATCGCGGCCGATGTTCGATTCGAGCTTCAACTTCACCGACTACCACACCACCCGGCGGCTGGTCCGGGACGGCAGCGTCCGGTTCGCCAGCGCCGACGAGTTGGAGCAGACGCACTACGCGCTCAGCTCGAACTACACCGTCGACGTGCGGACCCGCCAGCTGCGGCTGCTGCTGGAGTACGACGAGGCGGCGCTGAGTCAGCCGCTGGCGCACCTGGTGGCCCGGGCGCACGAGATGGCGCTGGGCTGCCTGTTGGCGGACGCCGAGGCGGACTGCCTGGCGGGCCGGCTGCCCAGCGTGCTGGACCTGGCCCGGCTGGTCCAGGCCGGACCCTCCGCCGCGACCCCGCCACCGGCCGCGCAACCGACCCCGCCACCGGCCGCGCAACCGACCTCGCAACCGACCTCGCAACCGGCCGTACAGCCCGCGCCGCGGCTCTCGTGCGCGGACTCGCCGACCCAACCCTCGACTCCGGAGGATCCGGCCGGCCGGGCGGTGGCGGAGAAGTTCGTCCGGCAGGCCTGGGCCGAGGCGCTGGGCACCGACGACTTCGGCGCCGACGCGAGCTTCTTCGAGGTGGGCGGCGACTCGCTGGCCGCGATGCGGATGGTGGCCCGGCTGCGGGCGCACTACCCCGACCTGACCATGGGCACCTTCCTGGCCGGGCCGACCGTGGCCGCGCTGGCCCGGGCGCTCGCCGGGCCGGCCACGGCGGATCCGTCGGCCACGGCGGGTCCGTCTGCCACAGGGGATCCGTCCACTGCCGCACATCCGTCGGCCACGGCGGGCCGGCCGGCCGACCCGCCCGGCGGGGCGCGGCACTACCCGCTCTCGCCGGCCCAGCGGCAGATGTGGTCCATCGCCAGCCGGCTGCCGGGCGTACCGCTGTTCGGCATCCCCGGCGCGTTGCAGGCGGACGGGCCGCTGGACCTCGGCCTGCTGGAGCGCAGCCTGCGACTGCTGGTCGCCCGGCACGACGCGCTGCGTACCCGGATGCTGGCCACCGACGCCGGCCCGGTACAGGTGGTCGAGCCCGGCGCCGAACTCCCGCTGGGATTCGTGGACCTGACCGGCAGCGCCGACCCGCTGGCCGAGTGCGAACGGCTGATGGCCGCGGCCGTGCGCGAGCCGATCGCGCTGGACCGGGCGCCGATGCTGCGGGCCACCGCGTACCGCGTCGCCGAGCGGCGGCACCTGCTCTACCTCAACATTCATCACCTGGTCTGCGACGGCTGGTCGCTGTCGCTGCTGCTGGCCGACGTGGAACGGATCTACCGGGCGTTGGCGGCCGGCGTGGCGGTCCCGGCCGGCACCCCGGCACCGGGCGCGGGGGAGCTGGTCGCGGCCGGGCTGGCCTGGCGGGACTCCGCGGAGGCGCGGCGCCAGCGGGCGTACTGGCTGGACCGGCTGGCGCCGCCCTGGCCCGCGCTGTCCAGCGGCGCCGGCAGCCGGATCCCCGCCGCGAAGCCGGCCTCGCTGATCGAGCGGCTGCGGGCGCGGACCTGCCAGCACACCCTCGACGCCGCGAGCACCGCGGCGGTCCGGGCGGCCGCCCGGCGGCACGGGCTGACCGACTTCATGGCCGTGGCCACCGCCTACGCGCAGGCGCTGCGGGACTGGAGCGGCCAGCCCGACATCCGGATCGGCATCGTGCAGGCCAACCGGGCGCGGCCCGGCACCGAGGACGTGGTGGGGCTGGTCGCCAACAGCGCCGTGCTGCGGATCGACGCCGACGCCGCCGAACCGGTCGAGCTGGCGGCCCGGACCCGGGCCGCCTGCGAGGGCGCG